A section of the Delphinus delphis chromosome 1, mDelDel1.2, whole genome shotgun sequence genome encodes:
- the IGSF9 gene encoding protein turtle homolog A: MVWCLSLAILSLIIGQGADGRGKPEVVSVVGRAGESAVLGCDLLSPAGRPPLHVIEWLRFGFLLPIFIQFGLYSPRIDPAYVGRVRLQKGASLQIEGLRAEDQGWYECRVLFLDQHRPEDDSANGSWVHLTVNSPPQFLETPPQVLEVRELEPVTLRCAARGSPQPRVTWKLLGQDLGQGQSQVQVQNGTLRIRRVERGSSGVYTCQASSTEGSAIHATQLLVLGPPVIVVPPKNSTVNASQDVSLACQAEAYPANLTYSWFQDSTNVFHISRLQPRVRILVDGSLRLQAAQPDDAGRYTCVPSNGLPRPPSASAYLTVLCKPGVIRCPVRANPPLLFVSWTKDGQALQLDKFPGWSQGPEGSLIIALGNEDVLGEYSCTPYNRLGTAGPSPVTRVLLKAPPAFLERPKEEYFQEVGRELLIPCSARGDPSPTISWAKVGRGLQGQAQVDSNSSLILRPLTKEAHGRWECTASNAVARVATSTNVYVLGTSPHVVTNVSVVPLPKGANVSWEPGFDGGYLQRFSVWYTPLAKRPDRAHYDWVSLAVPLGAAHLLVPGLQPHTQYQFSVLAQNKLGSGPFSEIVLSAPEGLPTTPAAPSPPATEMPPPLSPPRGLVAVRTARGVLLHWDPPELVPKRLDGYVLEARQSSQGWEVLDRAVAGSEMQLLVPGLIKDVLYEFRLVAFAGSYVSDPSNTANVSTSGLEVYPSRTQLPGLLPQPVLAGVVGGVCFLGVAVLVSILAACLMNRRRAARRHRKRLRQDAPLIFSPPGKSAPHSASGSGSPDSVAKLKLQGSPVPSLRQSLLWGEPAGPPSPPPDPPPSRGPLPLEPICRGPDGRFVMGPKVGTSQEKSGPEQAEPRTPAQRQARSYDGSSSPSGMAQPLCIADISPVRPPPAAPPSSLPGPGPLLQYLSLPFFREMNVDGDWPPLEEPAPPPDYMDTRPRPTSSLLHPLDSHSEFPRAALPGAVLGVGASPEPPYTALTDWTLRERLLPSLLPAAPRGSLTSQSSGRGSASFLRPPSTAPSAGGSYLSPAPGDTSSWASGPERWPRREHVVTVSTRRNTSVDENYEWDSEFPGDMELLETLHLGLTGPRSRLEAEPELGAKTPEEGCLLNTAHAPGPEARCAALREEFLAFRRRRDAARFRLPAYRQPVSHPEQATLL, from the exons GGCGCGTCCGGCTTCAGAAGGGGGCATCTCTCCAGATCGAGGGGCTGCGGGCTGAGGACCAGGGCTGGTACGAGTGCCGCgtgctcttcctggaccagcacAGACCCGAGGACGACTCTGCTAACGGCTCCTGGGTGCACCTCACAGTCAATT CGCCCCCTCAATTCCTGGAGACGCCTCCCCAGGTGCTGGAAGTGCGGGAACTGGAGCCTGTGACCCTGCGTTGCGCGGCCCGCGGCAGCCCCCAACCTCGTGTGACTTGGAAGCTCCTAGGACAGGACCTCGGCCAGGGCCAGAGTCAGGTGCAA GTGCAGAACGGGACGCTGAGGATCCGGAGGGTGGAGCGAGGCAGCTCCGGGGTCTACACCTGCCAAGCCTCCAGCACTGAGGGCAGCGCCATCCACGCCACCCAGCTGCTGGTGCTAG GACCCCCAGTCATCGTGGTGCCCCCCAAGAACAGCACGGTCAATGCCTCTCAGGATGTTTCCCTGGCCTGCCAGGCTGAGGCGTACCCCGCTAACCTCACCTACAGCTGGTTCCAGGACAGCACCAATGTCTTCCACATTAG CCGCCTGCAGCCCCGAGTGCGGATCCTGGTGGATGGCAGCTTGCGGCTGCAGGCCGCCCAGCCTGATGATGCGGGCCGCTACACCTGTGTACCCAGCAATGGCCTTCCACGCCCACCCTCGGCCTCTGCCTACCTCACTGTTCTCTGTAAGCC GGGGGTGATCCGGTGCCCGGTTCGTGCCAACCCCCCACTGCTCTTTGTCAGCTGGACCAAGGATGGGCAGGCCCTGCAGCTGGACAAG TTCCCTGGCTGGTCCCAGGGCCCAGAAGGTTCTCTGATCATTGCCCTGGGGAATGAGGATGTGCTGGGAGAATACTCCTGCACCCCCTACAACCGTCTTGGCACTGCAGGGCCCTCCCCGGTGACCCGCGTGCTGCTCAAG GCTCCCCCAGCTTTTCTAGAACGGCCCAAGGAAGAATATTTCCAAGAAGTAGGGCGGGAGCTACTCATCCCCTGCTCTGCCCGAGGAGACCCTTCGCCTACTATCTCTTGGGCTAAG GTGGGCCGGGGGCTGCAGGGCCAGGCCCAGGTGGATAGCAACAGTAGCCTCATCCTGCGACCGTTGACCAAGGAGGCCCACGGGCGCTGGGAGTGCACAGCCAGCAATGCTGTGGCCCGAGTGGCCACCTCCACGAATGTCTACGTGCTGG GCACCAGCCCCCACGTCGTCACCAATGTGTCCGTCGTGCCTTTGCCCAAGGGTGCCAATGTCTCCTGGGAGCCTGGCTTTGATGGTGGCTACCTGCAGAGATTCAGCGTCTGGTACACCCCACT GGCAAAGCGTCCTGACCGAGCCCACTACGACTGGGTGTCCTTGGCTGTGCCCCTGGGGGCTGCTCACCTCCTAGTGCCAGGCTTGCAGCCCCACACCCAATACCAGTTCAGCGTCCTCGCTCAGAACAAGCTGGGGAGCGGGCCCTTCAGCGAGATCGTCTTGTCTGCTCCTGAAG GGCTTCCTACCACACCAGCTGCCCCCAGTCCTCCCGCAACAGAGATGCCGCCTCCCCTGTCCCCTCCGAGAGGTCTGGTGGCAGTGAGGACAGCCCGGGGGGTACTCCTGCATTGGGACCCCCCAGAACTGGTCCCTAAGAGACTGGATGGCTACGTCCTGGAGGCACGGCAAAGCTCCCAGGGATGGGAGGTGCTGGATCGGGCCGTGGCAGGCAGTGAAATGCAGTTGTTGGTGCCGGGACTTATCAAG GACGTTCTCTACGAGTTCCGCCTTGTGGCCTTCGCCGGTAGCTATGTCAGTGATCCCAGCAACACGGCCAACGTCTCCACTTCTG GCCTGGAGGTCTACCCCTCGCGCACACAGCTGCCGggcctcctgccccagccagTGCTGGCCGGCGTGGTGGGCGGGGTCTGCTTCCTGGGCGTGGCTGTCCTCGTGAGTATCCTGGCCGCTTGCCTTATGAACCGGCGCAGAGCCGCGCGTCGCCACCGCAAACGCCTCCGCCAAG ATGCACCTCTTATCTTCTCTCCGCCCGGGAAGTCAGCTCCCCA CTCTGCTTCGGGCTCGGGCAGTCCTGACAGCGTGGCGAAGCTGAAGCTCCAGGGTTCCCCAGTCCCCAGCCTGCGCCAGAGTCTGCTCTGGGGGGAACCCGCTGgaccccccagcccccctccgGATCCTCCACCTAGCCGGGGGCCCTTACCCCTGGAGCCCATTTGCCGGGGACCAGATGGGCGATTTGTGATGGGACCCAAGGTGGGGACCTCCCAAGAAAAGTCAGGCCCTGAGCAGGCTGAGCCTCGGACCCCAGCTCAGCGTCAGGCCAGGTCCTATgatggcagcagcagccccagtgggatggcccagcccctctgcatTGCAGACATCAGCCCTGTGAGGCCCCCTCCAGCAGCGCCACCCAGTTCCCTGCCAGGTCCGGGACCCCTGCTCCAGTACCTGAGCCTGCCCTTCTTCAGGGAGATGAACGTAGATGGGGACTGGCCCCCCTTGGAGGAGCCTGCTCCTCCCCCAGATTACATGGATACCCGGCCCCGCCCCACCTCatctctcctccaccccctgGACTCCCACTCTGAGTTCCCCAGGGCGGCGCTTCCTGGGGCCGTGCTCGGGGTTGGGGCCTCCCCAGAGCCCCCGTACACAGCGCTGACTGACTGGACACTGAGGGAGCGGCTGCTGCCAAGCCTTCTGCCTGCTGCGCCTCGGGGCAGCCTCACAAGCCAGAGCAGTGGGCGGGGCAGCGCCTCCTTCCTTCGGCCCCCCTCCACGGCCCCCTCTGCAGGAGGCAGCTACCTCAGCCCCGCTCCAGGAGACaccagcagctgggccagtggcCCTGAGAGGTGGCCCCGAAGGGAGCATGTGGTGACGGTCAGCACCAG GAGGAACACATCTGTGGATGAGAACTATGAATGGGACTCAGAATTCCCAGGGGACATGGAATTGCTGGAGACTCTGCACCTGGGCTTGACTGGCCCTCGATCCCGACTTGAAGCTGAGCCAGAGCTAG GTGCGAAGACTCCAGAGGAGGGCTGCCTCCTGAATACCGCCCACGCTCCTGGCCCTGAGGCCCGCTGTGCTGCCCTTCGGGAGGAATTCCTGGCCTTCCGCCGCCGTCGAGATGCTGCTAGGTTCCGGCTACCAGCCTATCGACAGCCAGTCTCCCACCCTGAACAGGCCACTCTGCTGTGA